Proteins from one Polynucleobacter wuianus genomic window:
- the mreC gene encoding rod shape-determining protein MreC gives MQHSAPPLFRQGIPALLKLIVCLSISIALMLIDFRFKALDPIRNNVNWILRPLEYVMMAPRNAFEAISEYLTTRSTLDQENQAMKVRQVELSLLANQSEFLMVENQNLRELMALQKQVPFKTLPVEILFNPPNPISQRIVINRGSNYGLKLGNPIANDAGILGQVVRLYERSAEASLLEDRDFAVPVQVARNGLRAAVFGAGRGNPLELRYLPVASDLEVGDILLTSGIDGVYPPGFAVAVISKIERNADKNSSNVFCVPVAAVNRYRQALVFLYDPQFDAKAPSSISNKSASGAPLTNTPGRRQTRARGMQ, from the coding sequence TTGCAACATAGCGCTCCACCACTTTTCAGACAGGGCATTCCAGCCTTACTCAAACTGATTGTCTGTCTGTCGATCAGCATCGCTCTGATGCTGATCGATTTTCGCTTTAAAGCACTCGACCCCATCCGCAATAACGTCAATTGGATTTTGCGGCCACTTGAATATGTGATGATGGCTCCGCGCAATGCGTTCGAGGCAATATCAGAATATTTAACAACTCGCTCAACTCTTGATCAAGAGAATCAGGCAATGAAGGTTCGCCAGGTAGAACTCTCTTTGCTAGCAAATCAATCAGAATTCTTGATGGTCGAGAATCAAAACTTGCGTGAGTTAATGGCATTACAAAAACAAGTCCCATTCAAAACTTTGCCAGTTGAAATTCTGTTTAACCCACCTAACCCGATATCGCAGCGGATTGTGATTAACCGTGGAAGCAATTATGGCTTGAAGCTCGGCAATCCTATTGCTAATGACGCAGGCATTCTTGGCCAAGTGGTTCGTCTCTATGAGCGTTCTGCAGAGGCATCCTTGCTAGAGGATCGTGACTTTGCGGTTCCAGTTCAAGTAGCTCGAAATGGCCTAAGGGCAGCCGTTTTTGGGGCTGGGCGCGGAAACCCCCTCGAATTACGCTACCTGCCCGTAGCCAGCGATCTTGAAGTCGGCGATATTTTGCTGACCTCTGGGATTGATGGCGTCTATCCCCCCGGTTTTGCTGTGGCGGTTATTAGCAAAATTGAGCGCAATGCTGACAAAAACTCTTCGAATGTATTTTGTGTGCCTGTGGCGGCAGTAAACCGCTACCGCCAAGCACTCGTATTTTTATACGACCCTCAGTTTGATGCTAAAGCGCCTTCTTCTATTAGCAATAAATCTGCGTCAGGCGCACCTTTGACCAATACACCAGGTCGCCGCCAAACACGTGCGCGAGGAATGCAATGA
- the mreD gene encoding rod shape-determining protein MreD, translating into MIDFQSGYILRPVNPVFIYFSLFCALLLNLLPIGNYGWVPDWLILCIVFWNIHQHRYVNVITAFILGLMMDVHNSDLLGLHAFSYSFVAYIAISWHRRIVALTVLSQALHLMPIFLLVSLFPVLVHWALSGELYWWALTGAIQALVEALLWPIATRILLAPQRRPIDVDHNRPL; encoded by the coding sequence ATGATCGATTTCCAAAGCGGCTACATTCTGCGCCCAGTCAACCCAGTCTTTATTTATTTCAGTTTGTTTTGTGCGCTCCTATTAAATCTCTTGCCAATCGGTAACTATGGATGGGTACCCGACTGGCTGATTCTATGTATTGTGTTTTGGAATATTCATCAGCATCGCTATGTCAACGTAATCACCGCCTTCATTCTTGGTTTGATGATGGATGTGCACAACTCAGATCTATTGGGATTGCACGCGTTTAGTTACTCCTTTGTTGCTTACATCGCGATCTCTTGGCATCGACGTATTGTTGCGCTTACCGTTCTTTCGCAAGCGCTGCATCTGATGCCAATCTTTTTACTAGTCTCTTTATTCCCCGTACTAGTTCACTGGGCATTAAGCGGAGAGCTTTACTGGTGGGCCTTAACGGGTGCCATACAGGCTCTGGTTGAGGCGCTGCTTTGGCCAATTGCAACGCGCATTTTGCTGGCACCTCAACGTCGTCCGATTGACGTTGATCACAATCGTCCACTTTAA